The following proteins are co-located in the Athene noctua chromosome 16, bAthNoc1.hap1.1, whole genome shotgun sequence genome:
- the SPO11 gene encoding meiotic recombination protein SPO11 codes for MEDPCVCSTEVPTGSKASFRETSLSGHESHIPSSEVLEAIENIIQDVLKSLAQNKAPVLTLASRSDWRNIEFKDSVGLQMIPHCATKQIRSDCPRSAPRFALMLKILSMIYKMVQSNTYATKRDIYYSDTRLFGSQSVVDNIINDISCMLKIPRRSLHILSTTKGFVAGNLIYTEEDGTKVNCICSATAVTVPSNVQGIRNLISHAKFMLIVEKDATFQRLLDDDFCNKLSPCIMITGRGVPDLNTRLLVRKLWDSFQIPIFALMDADPHGVEIMCIYKYGSVSMSFEAHHLTVPSIKWLGLLPSDLERLNIHKDALIPFTKQDQNKLASIQKRPYIACQPMWRKELEIMAASKLKAEIQVLTSLSSDYLSRVYLPNKLQFGGWL; via the exons ATGGAGGACCCCTGTGTGTGTTCCACTGAAGTGCCAACTGGGAGCAAGGCCAGCTTCAGGGAAACAAGTCTGTCTGGTCATGAGAGCCACATCCCTAg TTCTGAAGTTCTTGAAGCAATAGAAAACATTATTCAAGATGTACTTAAAAGCTTGGCCCAAAATAAAGCACCTGTTCTCACACTGGCTAGCAGATCAGATTGGAGGAACATAga ATTTAAAGATTCTGTAGGTCTACAGATGATACCACATTGTGCTACAAAACAAATAAGAAGTGACTGCCCTAGATCAGCACCAAGATTTG CACTGATGCTCAAGATATTATCTATGATCTATAAGATGGTGCAGAGCAATACTTATGCAACTAAAAG AGATATATATTATTCAGATACACGACTGTTTGGTAGCCAAAGTGTTGTGGACAATATAATCAATGACATTTCTTGCATGCTTAAGATACCTCGGAGAAGTCTACATATA ctatctACAACTAAAGGTTTTGTTGCTGGTAATTTAATTTACACTGAGGAAGATGGTACAAAAGTGAATTGTATCTGCAGTGCAACA gcAGTCACTGTGCCATCTAATGTTCAAGGAATTAGAA ATTTAATCTCACACGCCAAATTTATGttaattgtagaaaaagatgCAACTTTTCAGAGACTGTTGGATGATGACTTCTGCAATAAATTGTCCCCGTGTATAATGATTACG gGAAGAGGCGTACCAGATCTTAATACACGACTTTTGGTCAGAAAGCTGTGGGATTCTTTCCAAATTCCTATTTTCGCCCTTATGGATGCAGATCCACATG GTGTAGAAATAATGTGCATCTACAAATATGGATCTGTG TCAATGTCTTTTGAAGCCCATCATCTCACCGTCCCATCTATAAAGTGGCTTGGTCTCCTTCCATCTGATCTTGAGAG attaaatataCACAAAGATGCCTTGATTCCATTTACAAAGCAAGATCAAAATAAGTTAGCAAGTATACAAAAGAGACCTTACATTGCTTGTCAGCCAATGTGGAGAAAAGAA cTGGAAATTATGGCAGCGTCTAAACTGAAGGCTGAAATTCAAGTTTTAACTTCTCTTTCATCAGATTACCTTTCCAGAGTCTATTTACCAAACAAACTGCAATTTGGTGGATGGCTATGA